The DNA segment GGCTAGAACTATGGGCTTGCCTCGGTCTATCAATCCCCAGGACTGCGACCTTTCTTTGGCTCTGCAACTATTGAGCCTTCCACGCCTGGTAGGCACGCACCCAGAAACCGAGAAAGATATTAAGGTAACGATTGGACCATACGGACCTTACCTAAGTCACGGAAAGGAAAAGCGTTCTCTGCCTTCAGAGGAAGATGTGTTCACTATCGGTATTAACCGTGCCGTAACTATTCTAGCCGAACCAAAACAGGAGAGACGCGGGGCCAAAAAACTTAGGGTTCTAGGCGAGCATTCTGAAGACGGCCTAGAAGTAGCAGTTTTTGATGGGCGTTTTGGACATTATGTAAAACATAAAACAACCAATGCGAGCCTCCCTCGAAGTAGTTCCCTTGAAACAATAACCCTAGAGGAAGCGGAGCAACTCATCGCAAGTCGTAACGCCAAGCCAAAAAAGACCCGCAAGAGAAAATCTACAAAGGGACGAAAAAAGACGTCCGCTAAAAAGAAAACACCCTGAAATAGAACGAGTTAAGATATTTCGTATTCTACAAAAAACGAGAAGGGACTGGTTTCACTACCAAGTCCTGATGAAATAATAAGTCTCCTCCGTAATTCAAATAACGGTATAAACCGAAAAGATTTAGCGCAGGCATTCGACATACCAGGAGCCTATCGGAATGCCTTCAAGCATACTCTCTCTGAAATGGAGGAAGAAGGTGTCATAGTGCGTCTCCAAAACAGAAGATATGCTACTCCCTCAAAAATCCCACCGGTTGGGGTTATCGAAGCCATAAGAGTTGATGACAATGGTGAGTTGTACGGGAAACCGATTGGCTGGCAAACAAACACCAGCGGGATTGTGATTGTAGTTTCGAGTTCCCGACGAAAATCTAGGGATCATAATTTAGGCATTGGCCAACGCGCCTTAGTGAGACTAAAGCAGATCGACAAGCGTGTTATTGGGGCCCATATCATGCGGGTCCTACCCGAGCGGAAGGGAACCCTCATAGGTATTGTAGAAAAGAAAAAAGGATACACAGAGATCAAATCGGTCAACAGGCGGGGACCTACCACTGTTCGGGTCAATAACTTGTCTGAAACTGATATCCAGAATGGCGATATCATCCAGGTCGAATTGGAAGGTGAAAAACTCTATGGTGAACCGCAAGGTGTTCTAAAAAAAGTTCTAGGTAACTTCGGAAAGCCAGGCTCACCCGAAATAATAATTTGTTCAGAATTAGATATTCCAACCGAGTTTTCAAAAGCCTCGATATCAGAGTGCCTTACGGCTGGTCCTCCTGAACCAAAGGGGCGAGAGGACCTCACCTCGATACCACTAGTTACAATTGATGATGAAGATGCGAGAGATTTCGATGACGCCGTCTGGGCTGAACCCGATACTTCTGAAAACAATCTAGGCGGTTGGAATTTGATGATTGCAATCGCTGATGTTGCCGCCTATGTAAAGCCCGGCTCTGCCTTAGACAAAGAAGCTCAGGATCGAGGAAATTCGGTTTACCTGCCATCCAAGGTGGTTCCAATGTTACCTGAGGCCCTTTCTAACGATTGGTGCTCACTAAAACCTGGGAAGGATCGCGCATGCATGGCTGTTCGGATCTCTATAAATAAAGAGGGGAAAACTTTGGGTTACGGATTCACCAGAGGTATCATGCGATCCAAAGCCCGACTGACTTACTCACAGGTTCAAGCACATAGAGACGGTACCCTTTCACCCCAGACGGAATCTCTCGGCGAACAGCTAGATAATCTTTATGGGGCATACACAGCCCTCAAGCGGGCGAGAACAAAACGACGGACACTGGACTTCGATCTTCCAGAGAAAAAAATAACGTTAGGCAAGAGTGGCGAAGTAATTTCGGTGGATGCCCGACCACACTACGAGAGCCACAAGCTCATCGAGGAATTTATGATNNTNGCTAATGTGGNAGCGGCGGAAGCNTTAACNTNNCGTAAAGCNCCNTGNTTGTACCGAANACACGANCAGCCNCCNCANGATAAANCNGAAACACTCCGTTCCTACCTCAAAGAACTTGGATACAAGCTCAGNCGNACCCAGCAGCTTCGACCACAGCATTTCCANCANATTCTTGANAAATCTAGAGGGAACAAAANACNNTGANGCAATCGCGNTAATGATACTTAGGTCNCAGTCNCAGGCNGAGTANAGCCCTNANAACNTTGGGCANTTNGGTTTAAATATTGAGCTCTACAGCCATTTCACGTCCCCTATACGGCGATATTCAGACCTTTTGATTCACCGAAGCTTGATAAGCCAACTAAATCTAGGGCCTGGGGGGGCTCCTCAAGATCTTAGCCCAGATTTACCTGACATCGGNACCCACCTGTCTCAAACGGAACGNCGAGCTGCNAACGCAGAACGAAGTGCTACAGATCGCTACATGACCTTGTTTATGGCGGATAAAGTNGGCGCCAATTTTATGGGNAAAATTTCTGGAGTGACTAAATTTGGTTTATTTGTATCGCTTACGGAAACACATGCAGAGGGCTTGATACCAATCCGTATCCTGGGTCAACAACTTGGTGAGCGAGTGCGGTATGATTCCTTCACACAAATACTAACTGCNAAACGTGCTAGGATGAATTTTAAACTAGGAGACGAAATTTCTGTACGAATTGAAGATGCAAACACAATAACGAGTGCACTTACATTTAGTTTATCTGAGCTTGAAAAGCCTCGAACTACATACAAAAAAGCCAAGTCTTATCGTCGTAGACGACCGGGTCGCTAGCATGCAACCAAAAAGGTCGCCTAAGCTAAGTATTGCTGCAGCGATCTCCATCATCTCTGTTTTCGGAATATCAATTGGATTAACCGTGCCTGTCCTTGCGCTAGTTCTTTCCGAAACAGGCTATTCTAGCGCGGCAATTGGCGCCCACGTGAGTGTGCAATTTCTAGGATTAATGTTGGCTTCTTCTATAACTCCCGCTCTTTTGGTGCGCTTCGGCGTTTCAAATTTAATGATTTTTGGGATCCTTTCTATTGCTTTAGTGTTGTCTTGCTTTGCACTGGTAGGAGGGTTCCTCCCCTGGCTAATACTGAGATTTTTTTTGGGCGCTGCCGAAGCTATAATCTTCGTCTCTGCTGACACCTGGATTAACCAGATAGCTCCACAAAACAAACGTGGACAAATAATAGGATTGTATGCAGCGGCCATATCAGCAGGCTTTGGAATGGGGCCATTTTTATTGGTATTTACTGGTGTGAACGGACCAGNNCCTTTTCTCATCGGAGCAATTATAGCACTAATCACTCTACCGCTACTTATTGCTACCCATGGANATGCTCCTCGCGTCTATCCGGCCAGCCAACATTCCCAATGGGGCCTAGCCACCAAGCTNCCTATTCCGATTATTTTTACCATGTTATTTGGAATTTTGTTTGCTGCCGCCTTTGGTCTGCTTCCAGTCTATGGAGTTTCCCTNAANCTTACACCAGATGCGGCGGCGAGGTTAGCTGGTGTTTTCATACTGGGTGGTGTTATTTGTCAGTTTCCAATTGGTGTGATTGCCGACCGAATGAATAGGTATCACCTACTATACCTTTCTGCCATCCTGGCGACTCTAGCGCTTCTTGCAAGCACTCTAGTTTGGGATATAAAACCCCTCCTATTTGGGCTTATTTTTCTGTCCGGGGNACTAATCGGGAGTTTTTGGACTATCCCCCTAATGTTATTNGGAGATAATTTTGAGGGCTCTGACTTGGCCTCTATTAACTCTGTNTCCGCGATTCTTTATGCCTTCGGCAGCACAGTTGGCCCCTCAATAGTTGGGATTTGCATGCTGTGGTCCCCACATGCCTTAATGTTTACAATGGCGTTNGCGACATTAGCCGTGGCAATACCCGGGCTTTTGTATCANTTTTTGTCTAGAAACCAGCCTTGACAGTAATTTCTTCGATATTATGGTTGGCGGTTCAACGAAATAAATAAGTTAAATGGAGTGGTTGCTATGGCCAAAGGTAGTAGCATTAAGATTCGCCTGAATAGTACGGCAGACACGGGCTTCTTTTACGTTGTCAAAAAAAACCCCCGTACCATGACGGACAAGCTTGAGGTAAAGAAATATGATCCTGTTGCCCGGAAACACGTCTTGTTTAAGGAGGGGAAAATTAAGTAATAGGTTTTCAAATCTGATTTTGAGCGGCGGCCTTGTTGGCCGCTGTTTTGTTTTTCCATCGGCCTTTATTTTCCAAGAAGTTAAGCACAGNGGCATAGAAATCTAGGCTCAACTAGTGATAAAGAAAGCACTGAAATGAAAGACGAAATAACCGTTGGAGATATTGTTGCCGAGTTTCTTCAGGCTATTGGTGTAACAACGGCTTTTGGCGTCGTTTCTGTTCACAATACACCGATGTTAGATGCCATCGGTAGAAGAAATGCAATCAGATTTGTTAAAGCTCGCGGAGAAGCAGGTGCTGGAAGTATGGCGGATGCGTACTCCCGTGTTACAGGTGGGCTAGGGGTCTTATTCACCAGTACTGGCCCAGGCGCTGCTAATGCGTGCGGAGCATTAGTGGAAGCCCGATTCTCCGGTGCTCCCTTGTTACATCTGACAGGGCAGACCGCTACGAAAAACGTTGACCGCGAACGGGGCACCGTACACGATGTCCCCGACCAATTGGGAATGCTGAAATCTGTCTCAAAAACGGCCTATCGCATCCGCTCTGCAGAAAACGTACTAGGCGTTCTATCCATGGCTGCTGCTGAGGCCCTCACAGCCCCAACCGGCCCAGTAAGTATCGAGATCCCCATTGATATCCAACGCACCAAAGTTATTCGACCTAATAATTTGCACGACTTCAATCTTTCTTTGGAAGAACCTCAAAGNCCAGANGCTGCCTCAATCGAAGAACTGGTGAAAACTGCAAAAGGTGCANAGCGCCCCCTGCTTTGGCTCGGGAATGGCGCAAAATATGCGGGGAGAGAGGCACAGCGTCTTGCAGATATGGGGTTCGGAATAATTACCAGCTTAGCCGGGAGAGGCGTTATACCTGAAGATCACCCAATGGTGCTCGGCTGCTTAAAAGACCTTTCTAAAGTAGAAGATTTTATGCAAACAGCGGACCTCCTAATCATCGCTGGGTCACGCGTAAGGGGTCATGAAACTCGTGATTTTGAACTGAAACTTCCTAAAAACCGGGTCCAAATAGACATCAATCCAGCAGCAAACGGACGCACCTATAGTACTGCCCAATTCATCTGCGCGGACGCCCAAACAACTTTGGCTGAGCTTGCTGATCAACTGGAAGGACGCATTGGTGTAGAGCAAAAGTTCGCTGAAGAAATTGGAACACTTAAGGCCGAGGTAGTGAAGGACTACGAGGGACTCCTGGGACCTTACGGATCCTTTGCTCAACAACTTCGAAATGTCATGCCTCGCGATGCCATCTGGGTAAGGGATATCACTCTCAATAATAGTACCTGGGGAAANCGAACATTTCCCGTCACTAGCCCTAAAAACCATGTGTTCGCTCTCGGGGCAGCTATCGGTCTCGGCGTTGCCCATGGAATCGGCGCAGCAGTGGCTGCCCCGGATCGCAAAGTTGTCTGCATGTGTGGCGATGGAGGATTCTTTATGGGCTTTGCTGACTTCTGGACNGCAACGCAAGAGAGAGCTGATATTGTCTTTCTGGTGATGAATGACGGTGGTTACGGGGTCATCAAGCATATACAGGACACTTTCCACGATGGACGCCATTTCTTCGCCGATTTTGCTCACCCCTCCTTGGAAGGCTGCGCAGAATTAGCAAAGATGCCTTACTGGAAAGTTGAGTCCGCTGCTAATCTTACGGCCCATGTGCAGGAAGCTCTGGACGTTAATGGGCCAGCGCTTGTCGAGGTCGATATGTCACAAATAGGTGCCTTCCCTCGCTACTTCGTACCTCCTAAAGCGGACTCAAAATATACCCGGAGTTAACCGAAACCTCGAAAATATATAGAGCTCAGGCAAATAAGACCTACCCCGAATATCTCAAAAAACTATCCTATCACCAAGAAATTAACGATATAGTTGCCATTTTGAGTGAGCATTTTGGAACAAAGTTACAATGCTTGCTATCCTGACAGAATAT comes from the Rhodospirillaceae bacterium genome and includes:
- the rpmG gene encoding 50S ribosomal protein L33, coding for MAKGSSIKIRLNSTADTGFFYVVKKNPRTMTDKLEVKKYDPVARKHVLFKEGKIK
- a CDS encoding DNA topoisomerase I, with the protein product ARTMGLPRSINPQDCDLSLALQLLSLPRLVGTHPETEKDIKVTIGPYGPYLSHGKEKRSLPSEEDVFTIGINRAVTILAEPKQERRGAKKLRVLGEHSEDGLEVAVFDGRFGHYVKHKTTNASLPRSSSLETITLEEAEQLIASRNAKPKKTRKRKSTKGRKKTSAKKKTP